The following are from one region of the Biomphalaria glabrata chromosome 4, xgBioGlab47.1, whole genome shotgun sequence genome:
- the LOC129925943 gene encoding uncharacterized protein LOC129925943, with translation MAKVRDLQEFISLGRSIGVPESDILSFAQNERKLELELLEADRAERQAEREAQKADREKELELARIASERADKDLEIARLESERELARIESQKEIGLARLNRQADTSDNSSTSSSLDTPRNPVKPPQLPKFDERVDEIDSYITRFERHAQTVGWSQDDWATYLLSLLTGKALNTAKRYEVQVTKHYPSLREALLKSFEYTSDGYKGKFRTARIERGETYQLFGTRIKGYLNKWVQMSGAEQTFEGLLQLLLIDQLLDRASEGLTIFLKERNPTSWDQTLELAENYRLAHATRSLETSKSKHKGEEPSLGYMGSRSTPHANYATDKRVSPVGAVQEGRATAPKLKAGHKERGRKPVVWREEEGRSPIADGFLNGTPIKVLRDTGSSVVVVRSTLAPKRTGRFRWIKTIDSTMLKVATAMVQIDSPYFTGEVEAHLLDHPLYDCVVGNIPGAADPFQPNPNWGDSAKVTFEESEARSAKISSSAEVNGVIPPCSPI, from the exons ATGGCTAAGGTAAGAGACCTCCAAGAGTTCATTTCGCTAGGTAGGAGTATCGGTGTCCCTGAGTCGGACATTCTCTCGTTTGCTCAGAATGAGAGGAAGTTAGAGCTAGAGTTACTTGAGGCCGATAGGGCCGAACGCCAGGCAGAGAGAGAAGCACAGAAGGCAGATAGGGAAAAGGAGTTAGAGTTAGCACGGATTGCATCCGAAAGGGCCGACAAAGATTTAGAAATAGCTAGGTTAGAGTCTGAGAGAGAGCTAGCTAGGATAGAGTCTCAGAAGGAAATAGGGTTAGCTAGGTTAAATAGACAAGCGGACACTAGTGATAACTCGTCAACAAGCTCTTCTTTAGATACACCCCGTAATCCTGTTAAACCCCCACAGCTCCCAAAGTTTGACGAACGGGTGGATGAGATAGATAGTTACATCACCCGCTTCGAACGCCATGCACAAACTGTTGGGTGGTCCCAGGATGACTGGGCCACTTATCTGCTGTCCCTATTGACAGGAAAAGCCCTCAATACTGCAAAGAGGTACGAGGTGCAGGTCACGAAACATTACCCATCTCTGAGGGAAGCCTTGTTAAAATCCTTCGAATACACTAGTGATGGGTATAAAGGGAAATTTAGGACTGCTCGTATAGAAAGGGGAGAAACGTATCAACTTTTTGGGACGAGAATCAAAGGGTACCTAAATAAATGGGTGCAAATGTCTGGGGCCGAACAGACATTCGAAGGCCTTCTTCAGCTACTGCTGATTGACCAGCTATTGGATAGGGCATCAGAAGGGCTTACAATATTTCTAAAGGAAAGAAACCCCACGTCCTGGGACCAAACCTTAGAGTTGGCCGAAAACTATAGACTGGCACATGCGACCAGGAGTTTAGAAACATCGAAATCTAAACACAAGGGGGAAGAACCCAGTCTAGGATACATGGGGAGTCGTTCCACACCCCATGCCAATTACGCAACTGATAAGAGG GTGAGTCCGGTAGGTGCTGTACAGGAAGGGAGGGCGACCGCTCCCAAACTCAAAGCAGGCCATAAGGAAAGGGGGAGGAAACCTGTGGTCTGGCGAGAAGAAGAGGGAAGAAGTCCCATAGCTGATGGGTTCCTGAACGGAACtcctattaaagtgttacgcgACACTGGGAGCTCAGTGGTAGTTGTGCGATCTACCCTGGCACCTAAGCGTACTGGTCGATTTAGGTGGATTAAAACCATCGACAGTACTATGTTGAAAGTGGCGACTGCCATGGTGCAGATAGATTCGCCTTATTTTACTGGGGAAGTGGAGGCCCATTTGTTGGATCATCCACTATATGATTGTGTAGTTGGAAACATACCTGGCGCTGCAGATCCTTTTCAGCCAAATCCTAATTGGGGGGATTCAGCTAAGGTAACTTTTGAGGAGAGTGAGGCCAGAAGTGCCAAGATCTCGTCCTCTGCAGAGGTGAATGGGGTGATTCCCCCATGCTCACCTATTTAA